Proteins co-encoded in one Lineus longissimus chromosome 11, tnLinLong1.2, whole genome shotgun sequence genomic window:
- the LOC135496012 gene encoding uncharacterized protein LOC135496012, whose protein sequence is MADSEVSVQSSCESFGISSDFSDFSAAEYLSETEEIFIDQSGVERPAIGVLPYQFEPEYDADDPEAEMQVEVEDDEDDARRLVDLNYWCSCGNCQIMETALECRCCQTMNIVQQKLTDPLIEGADFKCVTEHPGFEGACLNIWALEVAFLTFKAQQGNHAPDGPNHERYRYVAYRQFVRWCWGVLGKKIRVVLPSCTVTVIRNAFQSDTYKGFKLPNMDQED, encoded by the exons ATGGCGGACAGCGAAGTTTCTGTGCAATCGAGCTGCGAATCTTTTGGCATTTCCTCTGATTTCTCGGACTTTTCTGCGGCTGAATACTTGTCAGAGACTGAGGAAATATTTATAGACCAGTCAGGTGTCGAAAGACCAGCCATCGGGGTGCTACCGtaccagtttgagccggaataTGACGCGGACGATCCGGAGGCAGAAATGCAAGTCGAAGTTGAAGACGATGAAGACGATGCGCGGCGACTGGTTGATTTGAATTATTG GTGCAGCTGTGGAAACTGTCAGATCATGGAGACAGCACTAGAATGCAGATGTTGCCAGACTATGAACATAGTCCAGCAAAAGCTCACTGACCCCTTGATCGAAGGTGCTGATTTCAAGTGTGTGACAGAACACCCGGGTTTTGAAGGAGCCTGCCTAAATATATGGGCGTTGGAAGTTGCTTTCCTAACATTCAAAGCACAGCAAGGGAATCACGCCCCAGATGGACCAAATCATGA GAGGTATCGATATGTAGCATACCGTCAATTTGTGCGTTGGTGCTGGGGAGTCTTGGGAAAAAAGATCCGGGTCGTCCTACCCTCATGTACAGTGACTGTCATTAGGAATGCCTTTCAATCGGACACATACAAGGGTTTCAAACTGCCAAATATGGATCAGGAGGACTAA